One Lysobacter enzymogenes DNA segment encodes these proteins:
- a CDS encoding WecB/TagA/CpsF family glycosyltransferase, with protein sequence MNAAAPSPDAASRRLLELLDRLLIVRDASQYRALLQRLADPAGATVLSFFNQHAFNLAWTDPTFAEHLRRSDVLLRDGVGVAACLRLLAREPGLNANGTDLIPQLLGAFAGRRAVLIGTREPYLQRAAQRLGEDYAVEVACALDGFGDAAGYLEAVARERPDLVVLAMGMPRQERVAAELAQWARQAGHRLLIVNGGAIADFIAGRVARAPAWMRRARLEWLYRLGREPRRLWRRYLLGGAVFIARALRLAAAPPRPATAIAPLSEASTMKADTPALFGLDEARIAQLVQRLDASAGGGERRIVQFAAARAGEGATALAHSYAAASAQLRKRRVLLLSDDAQGDVACFADRFAQAAAADAPGLTLARLTDPRREFRDNYAALDDADAWQALAQRFDEVVVDARAPYALAAAKHASGVVVVVEAEATRAALVRTLLDDLAAVDARVIGTVLNKHRSHLPHALHERL encoded by the coding sequence ATGAACGCCGCCGCGCCATCGCCCGACGCGGCGTCGCGGCGGCTGCTGGAGCTGCTCGACCGGCTGCTCATCGTCCGCGACGCGTCGCAGTACCGCGCGCTGTTGCAGCGGCTGGCCGATCCCGCCGGCGCGACCGTGCTGTCGTTCTTCAACCAGCACGCCTTCAACCTGGCCTGGACCGATCCGACGTTCGCCGAACACCTGCGCCGCAGCGACGTGCTGCTGCGCGACGGCGTCGGCGTCGCCGCCTGCCTGCGGCTGCTGGCGCGCGAGCCGGGACTCAACGCCAACGGCACCGACCTGATTCCGCAGTTGCTGGGCGCGTTCGCCGGACGCCGCGCGGTGTTGATCGGCACCCGCGAGCCGTACCTGCAGCGCGCCGCGCAGCGCCTGGGCGAGGACTACGCGGTCGAGGTGGCCTGCGCCCTGGACGGCTTCGGCGACGCCGCGGGCTATCTCGAAGCGGTCGCGCGCGAACGGCCCGACTTGGTCGTGCTCGCGATGGGCATGCCCAGGCAGGAGCGCGTCGCCGCGGAGTTGGCGCAGTGGGCGCGGCAGGCCGGGCATCGGCTGTTGATCGTCAACGGCGGCGCGATCGCGGATTTCATCGCCGGGCGCGTCGCCCGCGCGCCGGCGTGGATGCGGCGCGCGCGCCTGGAATGGCTGTACCGGCTCGGCCGCGAGCCGCGCCGGTTGTGGCGGCGCTACCTGCTCGGCGGCGCCGTCTTCATCGCGCGCGCGCTGCGCCTGGCCGCGGCCCCGCCGCGGCCGGCGACCGCCATCGCGCCCCTGTCCGAGGCATCGACCATGAAAGCGGATACCCCGGCCCTGTTCGGCCTCGACGAGGCGCGCATCGCGCAACTGGTGCAGCGGCTCGACGCCAGCGCGGGCGGCGGCGAGCGCCGCATCGTCCAGTTCGCCGCCGCGCGCGCGGGCGAGGGCGCGACCGCGCTGGCGCACAGCTACGCGGCCGCGTCGGCGCAATTGCGCAAGCGCCGGGTGTTGCTGCTGTCCGACGATGCGCAAGGCGACGTCGCCTGTTTCGCGGACCGTTTCGCCCAGGCCGCGGCCGCCGACGCGCCCGGCCTGACCCTGGCCCGGCTCACCGATCCGCGCCGCGAATTCCGCGACAACTACGCGGCGCTGGACGATGCCGACGCGTGGCAGGCGCTGGCGCAGCGCTTCGACGAAGTCGTGGTCGACGCGCGGGCGCCGTACGCGCTGGCCGCGGCCAAGCACGCCTCGGGCGTGGTGGTGGTGGTCGAGGCCGAAGCCACCCGCGCCGCCTTGGTGCGAACACTGCTCGATGACCTGGCCGCGGTCGATGCGCGGGTGATCGGCACCGTCCTCAACAAACACCGTTCCCATCTTCCGCATGCCTTGCACGAGCGACTCTGA
- a CDS encoding glucosamine inositolphosphorylceramide transferase family protein: protein MPCTSDSDAAAPVRAAVLLPAGRSRVWQERAALALAGLPGVQCRVVRVRAAPREHDAQWRRWAAAHPELQELRVDDESDAAALADAAGAWDAAGVWDAVIDLADVADPAPWRARSRFGVWQPLDAQGLHLAAPYAGHASIVSGRGGELTLVRDGATALETMRYYADPDYPRALGRAYLGLLYLLAAGLLELVHGGEPAAAAFVAQAPRSRWRRLVAGLRGRWRSQLRRWRGQWLSESWMIGVVDAPIEQTLQGRFAERIRWLGGRDALQYRADPFGLPGQDRLLYCETYDYREGVGRLERLRLDADGAVAQADPAGPQRPGHVSYPYVFEHAGQTYAIPETAQRRCCELYEIDAHGRWRFVATLLDDVAAADASLFAWEGRFWLAYTDLSWGAFDNLCLSYADDLRGPWRRHARHPVKLDHRSSRPAGTPFVHDGALYRPAQDCTGGYGQAVALNRVRLCTPQRYREDVVTHCRPDPRGRNPHGLHTVSAWGARTLVDGKRYVFNLHELGRKLRRRYGAAAQTVGV from the coding sequence ATGCCTTGCACGAGCGACTCTGACGCCGCCGCGCCGGTGCGCGCGGCGGTCCTGCTGCCGGCCGGGCGCAGCCGGGTCTGGCAGGAGCGCGCCGCGCTGGCGCTGGCCGGGCTGCCCGGGGTGCAGTGCCGGGTCGTGCGCGTGCGCGCCGCGCCGCGCGAGCACGACGCGCAGTGGCGGCGCTGGGCCGCAGCGCATCCGGAACTGCAGGAACTGCGCGTGGACGACGAAAGCGACGCGGCCGCGCTGGCGGACGCGGCCGGCGCCTGGGATGCGGCCGGCGTCTGGGATGCGGTGATCGATCTGGCCGATGTGGCCGATCCCGCGCCGTGGCGCGCGCGCAGCCGCTTCGGGGTGTGGCAGCCGCTCGACGCGCAGGGCCTGCACCTGGCCGCGCCGTACGCAGGGCATGCCTCGATCGTGTCCGGCCGCGGCGGCGAGCTGACGCTGGTGCGCGACGGCGCGACGGCTTTGGAAACCATGCGCTACTACGCCGACCCGGATTATCCGCGCGCGCTCGGCCGCGCCTACCTGGGGCTGCTGTATCTGTTGGCCGCCGGCCTGCTCGAACTCGTCCACGGCGGCGAACCGGCGGCTGCGGCGTTCGTCGCTCAGGCGCCGCGGTCGCGCTGGCGCCGCCTCGTGGCCGGCCTGCGCGGACGCTGGCGTTCGCAGCTGCGCCGCTGGCGCGGCCAGTGGCTCAGCGAAAGCTGGATGATCGGCGTGGTCGACGCGCCGATCGAACAAACGCTGCAGGGCCGCTTCGCCGAGCGCATCCGCTGGCTGGGCGGGCGCGACGCGCTGCAGTACCGCGCCGATCCGTTCGGCCTGCCGGGCCAGGACCGCCTGCTGTACTGCGAAACCTACGATTACCGCGAAGGCGTCGGCCGGCTCGAACGGCTGCGCCTGGACGCCGACGGCGCGGTCGCGCAGGCCGATCCGGCCGGTCCGCAGCGGCCGGGCCACGTCTCCTATCCGTACGTGTTCGAACACGCAGGGCAGACGTACGCGATTCCGGAGACCGCGCAGCGCCGCTGCTGCGAGCTGTACGAGATCGACGCGCACGGCCGCTGGCGCTTCGTCGCCACCTTGCTCGACGACGTCGCCGCCGCCGATGCCAGCCTGTTCGCCTGGGAAGGGCGCTTCTGGCTGGCCTACACCGACCTGTCGTGGGGCGCGTTCGACAATCTGTGCCTGAGCTACGCCGACGACTTGCGCGGCCCGTGGCGCCGGCATGCGCGCCATCCGGTCAAGCTCGACCATCGCAGCTCGCGTCCGGCCGGCACGCCGTTCGTCCACGACGGCGCGCTGTACCGGCCGGCGCAGGATTGCACCGGCGGCTATGGGCAAGCGGTCGCGCTGAACCGGGTGCGGTTGTGCACGCCGCAGCGCTATCGCGAAGACGTGGTGACGCATTGCCGGCCCGATCCGCGCGGACGCAACCCGCACGGGCTGCACACCGTCTCGGCCTGGGGCGCGCGCACCCTGGTCGACGGCAAGCGTTACGTGTTCAACCTGCACGAACTCGGGCGCAAGCTGCGGCGCCGCTACGGCGCGGCGGCGCAGACGGTGGGCGTTTGA